A DNA window from Bradyrhizobium barranii subsp. barranii contains the following coding sequences:
- a CDS encoding ethanolamine ammonia-lyase subunit EutB: MVYRHTIDATTYTFPDLRDLLAKATPPRSGDRLAGIAAASAEQMIAARMALADVPLGQFLQEAVIPYEADEVTRLVIDSHDARAFAPVASLTVGAFRDWLLSDAATSEVLRRLAGGITPEMAAAVSKLMRNQDLILAARKCEVTTAFRNTIGLKGRMSTRLQPNHPFDDARGITASILDGILLGAGDACIGINPASDDPAVIAQLLRLLDEIIARLKIPTQACVLTHVTTTLSLIGQGVPVDLVFQSVAGTEAANRSFGVDLALLKEAQQAGLSQKRGTVGENVMYFETGQGSALSAGAHHGVDQQTCEARAYAVARAFAPLLVNSVVGFIGPEYLYDGKEIIRAGLEDHFCGKLLGLPLGIDICYTNHAEADQDDMDNLLTLLAAAGVTFIMGVPGADDVMLNYQSTSFHDALYVRDVFGLRRAPEFDDWLVQSGIAGADFRLAGDAGLLPDFASRLIA; the protein is encoded by the coding sequence TTGGTCTACCGCCACACCATCGACGCCACGACCTACACATTCCCGGACCTGCGCGACCTGCTCGCCAAGGCGACGCCGCCGCGCTCCGGCGACCGGCTGGCCGGGATTGCCGCGGCAAGCGCCGAGCAGATGATCGCGGCCCGGATGGCGCTCGCCGACGTCCCGCTCGGGCAGTTCTTGCAGGAAGCTGTCATCCCGTACGAAGCCGACGAGGTCACCCGCCTCGTCATCGACAGCCACGATGCCAGGGCATTCGCGCCGGTGGCTTCGCTGACGGTCGGCGCCTTTCGCGACTGGCTGCTGTCGGACGCGGCGACATCCGAGGTTTTGCGCAGGCTGGCAGGCGGCATCACCCCGGAAATGGCGGCCGCGGTCTCAAAGCTGATGCGCAACCAGGACCTGATCCTGGCGGCGCGGAAATGCGAGGTCACCACCGCCTTTCGCAACACCATTGGCCTGAAGGGGCGGATGAGCACGCGGCTCCAGCCCAACCATCCCTTCGACGACGCCAGGGGCATCACCGCCTCGATCCTCGACGGCATCCTGCTAGGGGCCGGCGATGCCTGCATCGGCATCAATCCGGCCAGCGACGATCCCGCTGTCATCGCGCAATTGCTGCGGCTGCTCGACGAGATCATCGCGCGGCTGAAGATCCCGACGCAAGCTTGCGTGCTGACCCATGTCACGACGACGCTGTCGCTGATCGGGCAGGGCGTGCCGGTCGACCTCGTCTTCCAGTCGGTCGCCGGCACCGAGGCCGCCAACCGCAGCTTTGGCGTCGATCTGGCGCTTCTGAAGGAGGCGCAGCAGGCCGGCCTCTCGCAGAAGCGTGGCACGGTCGGCGAGAACGTGATGTATTTCGAGACCGGCCAGGGCTCGGCGCTGTCGGCGGGCGCCCATCACGGCGTCGACCAGCAGACCTGCGAGGCGCGGGCCTATGCGGTCGCCCGCGCCTTTGCGCCATTGCTGGTCAACAGCGTGGTCGGCTTCATCGGCCCGGAATATCTCTACGACGGCAAGGAAATCATCCGCGCCGGGCTGGAGGATCATTTTTGCGGCAAGCTGCTCGGCCTGCCGCTCGGGATCGACATCTGCTACACCAACCATGCCGAGGCGGACCAGGACGACATGGACAATCTGCTGACGCTGCTGGCGGCCGCCGGTGTCACCTTCATTATGGGTGTCCCCGGGGCCGACGACGTCATGCTGAACTACCAGTCGACGTCTTTTCACGACGCGCTCTATGTCCGCGACGTCTTCGGGCTGCGCCGCGCGCCGGAATTCGACGACTGGCTGGTGCAGTCGGGGATCGCGGGCGCCGATTTCCGTCTTGCCGGCGACGCAGGCCTGCTGCCCGATTTTGCCTCACGGCTGATCGCGTGA
- a CDS encoding methyl-accepting chemotaxis protein, with protein sequence MTTDRSGNATGVAGRFTLATKLYAIFALFALLTAAIAMLSDYNSRRSAELTSAIETANAAALNVERVNSLVYAVVMESRGVYMSTEPAVVKKYGEGLLKFNAQILDVVKRWETIVKADDAEQFATFKKRIEQFVEFRKELVRRGIEINAAAGREWGDNDANRAVRSALNKDLEALSKVYAERARQIALETETNRTLSFVLTCLGGVALALVVIGIVIIARSIARPLSAITATIEQVADGAENVVVPHSDRADEIGALARAIQIFQDAMGRNRNLASQVSQDSAAREQRARHIEQSVDAFREAIGAIMRGLSDNASVMRETAQTITRVTADASSRAGTAANATEQASHNVTAVAGAAEELSASVVEIGRQVRQSAGAVEQTGQRTEKSISEIESLAAATQRIDGVLNLIQAIAEQTNLLALNATIEAARAGDAGRGFAVVAHEVKALAGQTAKATAEIGENVSMIQASTRNAVDAVREIGGAVREINDVTSAIAGAIGQQDAATLEISSNAQSAAQGNETLVANITSLRDAIGETDTAAASVLTAASSLTETADKLSREVEKFFQNLRSGAADSRIAKAG encoded by the coding sequence ATGACAACCGACCGATCTGGGAATGCCACGGGGGTGGCAGGCCGTTTCACGCTTGCGACCAAGCTCTACGCGATCTTCGCGCTGTTCGCGCTGCTCACGGCGGCGATCGCGATGCTGTCCGACTACAACAGCCGCCGCAGCGCCGAGTTGACGAGCGCGATCGAGACGGCGAACGCCGCAGCGCTCAATGTCGAGCGGGTCAACTCGCTGGTCTACGCGGTCGTGATGGAATCGCGCGGCGTCTACATGTCGACCGAACCGGCCGTCGTGAAGAAATACGGCGAAGGCCTGCTCAAGTTCAACGCGCAGATCCTCGATGTCGTGAAGCGCTGGGAGACCATCGTCAAAGCCGACGATGCCGAACAGTTCGCCACTTTCAAGAAGCGCATCGAGCAGTTCGTCGAATTCCGCAAGGAGCTGGTGCGCCGCGGCATCGAGATTAATGCAGCCGCGGGCCGCGAATGGGGCGACAACGACGCCAATCGCGCCGTGCGCTCGGCGCTGAACAAGGATCTCGAGGCGCTGTCCAAGGTCTATGCCGAGCGCGCCAGGCAGATCGCGCTCGAGACCGAGACCAATCGCACCCTCTCCTTCGTGCTGACTTGCCTCGGCGGCGTGGCGCTGGCCCTCGTCGTGATCGGCATCGTCATCATCGCCCGCTCGATCGCCCGCCCCCTCTCCGCCATCACCGCGACCATCGAGCAGGTCGCGGACGGCGCCGAGAATGTCGTGGTGCCGCACTCTGACCGCGCCGACGAGATCGGCGCGCTGGCACGCGCCATCCAGATCTTCCAGGACGCGATGGGCCGCAACCGCAATCTCGCCTCGCAGGTCTCGCAGGACTCCGCCGCGCGCGAGCAGCGCGCCCGCCACATCGAGCAATCCGTCGACGCGTTTCGCGAGGCGATCGGCGCGATCATGCGCGGCCTCAGCGACAACGCCTCCGTCATGCGCGAGACGGCACAGACCATCACCCGCGTCACGGCGGATGCCAGCAGCCGCGCCGGCACCGCGGCGAACGCCACCGAGCAGGCCTCGCACAACGTCACGGCGGTGGCAGGCGCAGCCGAGGAGCTGTCCGCGTCGGTGGTGGAGATCGGCCGCCAGGTCCGGCAATCCGCAGGCGCAGTCGAGCAGACCGGCCAACGCACCGAGAAGTCGATCTCCGAGATCGAAAGCCTCGCAGCCGCCACCCAGCGCATCGACGGCGTGCTCAATCTCATCCAGGCGATCGCCGAGCAGACCAATCTGCTCGCGCTCAACGCCACCATCGAAGCCGCGCGCGCCGGTGACGCCGGCCGCGGCTTTGCCGTCGTCGCGCACGAAGTGAAGGCGCTGGCGGGTCAGACCGCCAAGGCGACCGCCGAGATCGGCGAGAACGTCTCGATGATCCAGGCGTCCACCCGCAACGCGGTCGATGCCGTGCGCGAGATCGGCGGCGCCGTGCGCGAGATCAACGACGTCACCTCGGCGATTGCCGGCGCCATCGGCCAGCAGGATGCCGCCACGCTCGAGATCTCGTCCAACGCCCAATCGGCCGCGCAGGGCAACGAGACCCTGGTCGCCAACATCACCTCGCTGCGCGACGCCATCGGCGAGACCGACACGGCGGCAGCCTCCGTGCTGACGGCGGCGAGCAGCCTGACGGAGACGGCGGACAAGCTGTCGCGCGAGGTGGAAAAGTTCTTCCAGAACCTGCGTTCGGGAGCGGCGGACAGCCGTATCGCCAAAGCGGGATGA
- the eutC gene encoding ethanolamine ammonia-lyase subunit EutC yields the protein MSDPAVPRRPTLDLRSLTPARVALGRSGASVPTRALLDFTLDHARARDAVHAVFDAPRLVADLRALGLIVTEARSQAVDRRDYLRRPDLGRQLDAGSAELLARSASEPCQLAIVIGDGLSAAAVHAHAVALVSQLLPLLAEGDDVAIGHVVVASGARVALGDEIGAILGARMVVTLIGERPGLSAPDSLGAYLTFAPKPGRTDAERNCVSNVHKAGLSHDEAAFKIAWLVREGLAREATGVALKDESGDPPARIGTIRPE from the coding sequence ATGTCTGATCCGGCCGTCCCGCGCCGCCCGACCCTCGATCTGCGGTCGCTGACGCCCGCGCGCGTCGCGCTCGGGCGTAGCGGTGCGAGCGTGCCGACGAGGGCCTTGCTGGATTTCACGCTGGACCATGCCCGCGCCCGCGATGCCGTGCATGCAGTGTTCGACGCGCCGCGTCTGGTCGCAGATCTCCGCGCGCTTGGCCTTATCGTCACCGAGGCGCGGAGCCAGGCGGTCGACCGCAGGGATTATTTGCGGCGGCCGGATCTGGGACGACAGCTTGACGCCGGTTCAGCGGAGCTTTTGGCGCGAAGTGCCTCGGAGCCGTGCCAGCTCGCCATCGTGATCGGCGACGGCCTGTCGGCGGCGGCGGTCCACGCCCATGCGGTGGCGCTGGTGTCTCAGCTGCTGCCGCTGCTCGCGGAAGGGGACGACGTCGCGATTGGACATGTCGTTGTCGCCTCAGGCGCGCGCGTCGCGCTCGGCGACGAGATCGGCGCCATTCTCGGTGCGCGCATGGTGGTGACGCTGATCGGCGAGCGGCCGGGCCTGTCCGCGCCCGACAGCCTCGGCGCCTATCTGACCTTCGCACCGAAGCCGGGCCGCACCGATGCCGAGCGCAATTGCGTCTCGAACGTCCACAAGGCCGGGTTGAGCCATGACGAGGCCGCCTTCAAAATCGCCTGGCTTGTTCGCGAGGGGCTGGCGCGGGAGGCCACCGGCGTGGCGCTGAAAGACGAGAGCGGCGATCCTCCCGCTCGAATCGGGACGATCCGGCCGGAATGA
- a CDS encoding efflux RND transporter permease subunit has product MLEKHRENEVHVDKVEQGPTSSIAFGLERIGLIAVRAPIVSCIVLLALIVGAVFGIHRIKIDDSLSQLFRSNTPEFRQYEAVTKKFPAEEFDVLVVVEGKPLLARNNLEKLRDFVTDMQLVEGTRGLVSLFSARQAPAPGRLPAALFPPELPEGAAYDKFVETVKNNEIIRGKLLSDDGTLALIVLSLDPEVVASNKLTKTVGDIRALMKEDLGNTGLNVQLSGVPVMQLEIRNAVERDGLTYNILGILAGCVIAIIFFRKISFMVAAAFPPMIAILLALGALGWANFNLNMFLNVMTPLIMVISFSDSMQLTFAARDRLIAGQDKFTAFKNAVLVVGPACVLTHGTAGISFIALQFSDSDLIRKFGEAGLAATIIALVAVLSLVPVFGVLLVRNEKVFGSKFQSADAGVQALRNFCYWIAVRMVGRPGLFSLIAVLFVAGLGVIYANLEPRYRLADQVPDKRQAVAASDRLDAKLTGANPVNVLVQFPKGETLYSPETLQTIADVHATVEKAAGVGNVWSLETLRRWLADKAGSADVATLKEYVNVIPEHLVRRFIDAEQDAVVVAGRVPDKDSSQLLPIVDKLDSELDAVRKKHPGYEIAVTGLAAIAARNSAGMIEKLNRGLTVEFALVAIFIGLAFRSWVVMFACILPGIFPVVMSGTVLWAMGEGLQFASVVALTVSFGLGLSATIHFLNRLRLESKPGVGSALAVERATVLIGPALILTTLVLACGLVVTVFSDLPSLRLFGWLSAFSMVMALVADLFILRPTAMWLINLHAKLQGPDKPAI; this is encoded by the coding sequence ATGCTCGAAAAGCACCGCGAGAATGAGGTTCATGTCGACAAGGTCGAGCAGGGACCGACGTCCTCGATCGCCTTCGGGCTCGAGCGCATCGGGCTGATCGCCGTCCGGGCGCCGATCGTCTCCTGCATCGTTTTGCTCGCCCTGATCGTCGGTGCCGTGTTCGGCATTCACCGGATCAAGATCGACGATTCGCTGTCGCAGCTGTTCCGGTCCAACACGCCGGAATTCCGCCAGTATGAAGCGGTGACAAAGAAGTTCCCGGCTGAGGAATTCGACGTCCTCGTCGTGGTCGAAGGCAAGCCCCTCCTGGCGCGGAATAACCTCGAGAAGCTGCGCGACTTCGTCACCGACATGCAGTTGGTCGAAGGCACGCGCGGCCTGGTCTCGCTGTTCTCGGCGCGGCAGGCGCCGGCGCCGGGCAGGCTGCCGGCGGCGCTGTTCCCGCCCGAACTGCCCGAGGGCGCGGCCTATGACAAGTTCGTCGAGACCGTCAAGAACAACGAGATCATCCGCGGCAAGCTGTTGTCGGACGACGGCACGCTGGCGCTGATCGTGCTGTCGCTCGATCCGGAGGTGGTCGCCTCCAACAAGCTGACCAAGACCGTCGGCGACATCCGTGCGCTGATGAAGGAAGACCTCGGCAATACCGGCCTCAACGTGCAGCTCTCCGGCGTGCCGGTGATGCAGCTCGAGATCCGCAACGCGGTCGAGCGTGACGGGCTGACCTACAACATCCTCGGCATCCTCGCCGGCTGCGTTATCGCCATCATCTTCTTCCGCAAGATCTCGTTCATGGTCGCGGCGGCGTTCCCGCCGATGATTGCGATCCTGCTGGCGCTCGGTGCGCTCGGCTGGGCCAATTTCAATCTCAACATGTTCCTGAACGTGATGACGCCGCTCATCATGGTGATCAGCTTCTCGGACTCGATGCAGTTGACGTTCGCTGCGCGCGACCGGCTGATCGCGGGCCAGGACAAGTTCACCGCGTTCAAGAACGCCGTGCTGGTGGTGGGCCCGGCCTGCGTGCTGACGCACGGCACCGCCGGCATTTCCTTCATCGCGCTCCAGTTCTCCGACTCCGACCTGATCCGCAAGTTCGGCGAGGCGGGCCTCGCCGCCACCATCATCGCGCTGGTCGCGGTGCTGTCGCTGGTGCCGGTGTTCGGCGTGCTGCTGGTGCGCAATGAGAAAGTCTTTGGTTCCAAGTTCCAGAGCGCGGATGCCGGCGTGCAGGCGCTGCGCAATTTCTGCTACTGGATCGCGGTCCGCATGGTGGGCCGTCCCGGCCTGTTCAGCCTGATTGCAGTGTTGTTCGTCGCGGGCCTCGGCGTCATCTACGCCAATCTGGAACCGCGCTACCGGCTCGCGGATCAGGTGCCGGACAAGCGCCAGGCCGTCGCCGCCAGCGACCGGCTCGATGCCAAGCTCACCGGTGCCAATCCGGTCAACGTGCTGGTCCAGTTCCCCAAGGGTGAGACGCTCTACTCGCCGGAGACGCTCCAGACCATCGCGGACGTGCATGCGACCGTCGAGAAGGCGGCCGGTGTCGGCAACGTCTGGTCGCTCGAGACCCTGCGCCGCTGGCTCGCAGACAAGGCCGGCAGCGCCGACGTCGCGACGCTGAAGGAATATGTCAACGTCATCCCCGAGCATCTGGTCCGGCGCTTCATCGACGCCGAGCAGGACGCCGTCGTGGTCGCAGGCCGCGTGCCGGACAAGGATTCCAGTCAGCTGCTACCGATCGTCGACAAGCTCGATTCCGAACTTGACGCCGTCCGCAAGAAGCATCCCGGCTACGAGATCGCGGTAACGGGTCTTGCCGCGATTGCCGCGCGCAACTCGGCCGGCATGATCGAGAAGCTCAACCGCGGGCTCACTGTCGAATTCGCGCTCGTCGCGATCTTCATCGGCCTTGCCTTCCGCTCCTGGGTCGTGATGTTCGCCTGTATCCTGCCGGGCATCTTCCCGGTGGTGATGTCGGGAACGGTGCTGTGGGCGATGGGCGAGGGGCTGCAATTTGCCAGTGTCGTGGCGCTGACCGTTTCGTTCGGCCTGGGCTTAAGCGCGACGATCCACTTCCTCAATCGCCTCAGGCTGGAGAGCAAGCCGGGCGTCGGTTCGGCGCTCGCGGTGGAGCGCGCGACAGTGCTGATCGGCCCGGCATTGATCCTGACCACGCTGGTGCTGGCCTGCGGTCTCGTCGTCACCGTGTTCTCCGACCTGCCGTCGCTGCGGCTGTTCGGCTGGCTCAGCGCCTTCTCGATGGTGATGGCGCTCGTCGCCGACCTCTTCATCCTGCGGCCGACGGCGATGTGGCTGATCAACCTGCACGCCAAGCTTCAGGGCCCCGACAAGCCCGCGATCTGA
- a CDS encoding B12-binding domain-containing radical SAM protein yields MRAESNGTARRILCVFPRYTSSFGTFEHSYPLTDGVCAFMPPQGLLLLAAYLPEEWEVKFVDENLRRATNEEFAWAEAVFVSGMHIQRQQMNDICRRAHELDLPVALGGPSVSACPDYYPSFDYLHVGELGDATNRLIEILARDTSRPGEQVVLTTKDRVPMTEFPIPAYELADVKKYFLGSIQYSSGCPYQCEFCDIPGLYGRNPRIKSPEQIIAELDRLRECGMTDTVYFVDDNFIGNRKAAMDLLPHLIEWQKRTGYVVRLACEATLNIAKRPEILEKMREAYFITIFCGIETPDPEALKAMHKDHNMMVPILEGVQTINSYGMEVVSGIIMGLDTDKPNTSEALLAFVEESRIPLLTINLLQALPKTPLWDRLEREGRLIEDDGRDSNVDFLLPYDEVVASWKHAMGVAYEPEKVYARFQYQCDNVYVHRLKMPTPDEMKTWPNIRRGLVMLRNIFWKVGVLGDYRRVFWKFALGRIKRGDLEGLIGCTLIAHHLITFARAASSGRQNASNYSIRLREASVPAE; encoded by the coding sequence ATGCGAGCTGAAAGTAACGGTACGGCCCGGCGGATTCTGTGCGTGTTTCCCCGGTACACCTCGTCGTTCGGGACGTTCGAGCATTCCTATCCATTGACCGACGGCGTCTGCGCCTTCATGCCCCCGCAGGGGCTTTTGCTGCTCGCGGCCTATCTGCCCGAGGAGTGGGAGGTCAAATTCGTCGACGAGAACCTCCGTCGCGCGACCAACGAAGAGTTCGCCTGGGCGGAGGCGGTCTTCGTTAGTGGCATGCACATCCAGCGCCAGCAGATGAACGACATCTGCCGCCGCGCCCATGAACTCGATCTCCCGGTCGCGCTCGGCGGTCCCTCCGTCAGCGCCTGCCCGGACTATTATCCGTCCTTCGACTATCTCCATGTCGGCGAACTCGGCGACGCCACCAATCGGCTGATCGAGATTTTGGCGCGCGACACGTCGCGTCCCGGGGAGCAGGTGGTGCTCACCACCAAGGACCGCGTGCCGATGACGGAGTTTCCGATCCCGGCCTACGAACTCGCCGACGTGAAAAAATACTTCCTCGGCAGCATCCAGTATTCCAGCGGCTGCCCCTACCAGTGCGAGTTCTGCGACATCCCGGGCCTCTACGGCCGCAATCCGCGCATCAAGTCGCCGGAGCAGATCATCGCCGAGCTCGACCGCCTGCGCGAATGCGGCATGACCGACACGGTCTATTTCGTCGACGACAATTTCATCGGCAACCGCAAGGCGGCGATGGACCTGCTGCCGCATCTGATCGAATGGCAGAAGCGTACCGGCTATGTGGTGCGGCTCGCCTGCGAGGCGACGCTCAATATCGCCAAGCGGCCCGAGATCCTCGAGAAGATGCGCGAGGCCTATTTCATCACCATCTTCTGCGGCATCGAGACGCCCGATCCCGAAGCGCTGAAGGCGATGCACAAGGACCACAACATGATGGTCCCGATCCTCGAGGGCGTGCAAACGATCAACTCCTACGGCATGGAGGTCGTGTCCGGCATCATCATGGGGCTCGACACCGACAAGCCGAACACCTCGGAGGCGCTGCTGGCCTTCGTCGAGGAGTCCCGGATTCCGCTGCTCACCATCAACCTGCTCCAGGCGCTGCCGAAGACGCCGCTGTGGGACCGTCTGGAGCGCGAGGGACGCCTGATCGAGGATGACGGCCGCGATTCCAACGTCGACTTCCTGTTGCCCTATGACGAGGTCGTCGCATCCTGGAAGCACGCCATGGGCGTCGCCTACGAGCCCGAGAAGGTCTACGCGCGCTTCCAGTATCAATGCGACAACGTCTATGTGCACCGCCTGAAGATGCCGACGCCGGACGAGATGAAGACCTGGCCCAACATCCGGCGCGGTCTCGTCATGCTGCGCAACATCTTCTGGAAGGTGGGCGTGCTCGGCGACTACAGGCGGGTGTTCTGGAAGTTTGCGCTCGGGCGCATCAAGCGCGGCGACCTCGAAGGGCTGATCGGCTGCACCTTGATCGCGCACCATCTGATTACGTTTGCGCGCGCGGCGTCCAGCGGCAGGCAAAACGCCTCGAACTATTCGATCCGCCTGCGCGAGGCCTCCGTTCCCGCCGAATGA
- the hpnD gene encoding presqualene diphosphate synthase HpnD gives MTLEATSPSANYGSTASNSSFYAAMRILPHDQREAMFQIYSFCRQVDDIADSDGPRDERLAALQEWRNDIDALYQGHPPPRLKDYVASVKTFGLKREDFLAIVDGMEMDVPQDIRAPDMTTLDLYCDRVASAVGRLSVRVFGLPEEDGIQLAYHLGRALQLTNILRDIDEDAGLGRLYLPREALLHAGITSNDPNRVITERALPKVCQPLTQRAKAHFEKSDEIMNRNKRRAVRAPRIMSKYYHSILDLLIARGFNAPREPVRVSKVTRILILLRYAFI, from the coding sequence ATGACGCTTGAGGCGACCTCGCCCAGCGCCAATTACGGCTCGACCGCATCGAACAGCTCCTTCTACGCTGCGATGCGCATCCTGCCGCATGACCAGCGCGAAGCGATGTTCCAGATCTACAGCTTCTGCCGCCAGGTCGACGACATCGCCGATTCCGACGGCCCGCGCGACGAGCGGCTCGCCGCGCTTCAGGAGTGGCGCAACGACATCGACGCGCTCTATCAGGGCCATCCGCCGCCGCGGCTGAAGGACTACGTCGCCTCGGTGAAGACCTTCGGCCTCAAGCGCGAGGATTTCCTTGCGATCGTCGACGGCATGGAGATGGACGTGCCGCAGGACATCCGCGCGCCCGACATGACGACGCTCGATCTCTACTGCGATCGCGTCGCCAGCGCCGTGGGGCGGCTGTCGGTGCGGGTGTTCGGCCTGCCCGAGGAAGACGGCATCCAGCTCGCCTACCATCTCGGCCGCGCGCTCCAGCTCACCAACATCCTGCGCGACATCGACGAGGACGCTGGCCTCGGCCGGCTCTATCTGCCGCGCGAGGCGCTGCTGCATGCCGGCATCACCTCCAACGACCCGAACCGCGTGATCACCGAGCGCGCGCTGCCGAAGGTCTGCCAGCCGCTGACGCAGCGTGCGAAGGCGCATTTCGAGAAGTCGGACGAGATCATGAACCGCAACAAGCGCCGCGCCGTGCGCGCGCCGCGGATCATGTCGAAATACTACCATTCCATCCTGGACCTCCTGATCGCGCGCGGCTTCAACGCGCCGCGCGAGCCGGTGCGTGTGTCGAAGGTCACGCGCATCCTGATCCTGCTCCGTTACGCTTTCATCTGA
- a CDS encoding AAA family ATPase, with amino-acid sequence MDQAIWASGTAPADLLDWTYRAAQAVATDNLALGLDVIADCVNDCEEAREGWQIAARKAGAEIVWIEVACSDADEHRRRIETRSTDIAGLSLPGWNAVVGRAYAPWERDHFTVDTARRSLEECVEEALGLLYRREPLLAPPSANTSLLKLTQLIHGDDEANECKQS; translated from the coding sequence ATGGATCAAGCGATCTGGGCATCCGGTACTGCACCGGCTGATCTGCTGGACTGGACCTATCGCGCCGCTCAGGCCGTCGCGACAGACAACCTCGCCCTCGGCCTGGACGTGATTGCCGACTGCGTCAATGATTGCGAGGAGGCGCGGGAAGGCTGGCAAATCGCCGCGCGAAAGGCTGGCGCCGAGATCGTCTGGATCGAGGTGGCGTGCAGCGATGCCGACGAGCACCGACGCAGGATTGAGACGAGATCGACCGACATTGCCGGGCTGTCGTTGCCCGGCTGGAATGCGGTCGTCGGCCGAGCCTACGCTCCGTGGGAGCGCGATCATTTTACGGTCGACACAGCACGGCGCAGTCTCGAGGAGTGCGTGGAAGAAGCGCTCGGCCTGCTTTACCGTCGGGAGCCGCTTCTGGCGCCTCCTTCCGCAAACACAAGTCTACTGAAGCTGACCCAGCTCATCCATGGCGATGATGAAGCCAACGAATGCAAGCAATCCTAG
- the hpnC gene encoding squalene synthase HpnC produces the protein MTSASELRSGKGDRDENFPVASWIIHPRHRALILAYYNFVRTADDIADHATLPPDQKLAYLDLLEAELLGEGDTQAEAVILRRALAERGMAPRHALDVLIAFRMDVTKLRYENWDEVIHYCRYSAMPVGRFMLDVHGESTSTWAASDALCAGLQINNHLQDCGKDFRELNRVYLPRDALAASGASVEQLGLTHSPPAMLACLQALAVRNAALLDEGRSLSAEIRDFRLGVDVAVIQAYADRIVRLLKVRDPLRERVHLNKFELLTFSVAGMIGEVGRRAIGRKAISGTAHDA, from the coding sequence ATGACCTCTGCGAGCGAATTGCGATCCGGCAAGGGTGACCGCGACGAGAATTTTCCCGTCGCGTCCTGGATCATTCATCCGCGCCATCGCGCGCTGATCCTGGCGTACTACAATTTCGTCCGCACCGCCGACGACATCGCGGATCACGCGACGCTGCCTCCCGACCAGAAACTCGCTTATCTCGACCTGCTCGAGGCGGAACTGCTCGGCGAGGGCGACACCCAGGCCGAAGCTGTCATTCTGCGGCGGGCGCTGGCCGAGCGAGGCATGGCGCCGCGCCACGCGCTCGACGTGCTCATCGCGTTCCGCATGGACGTCACCAAGCTGCGCTACGAGAACTGGGACGAGGTCATCCACTATTGCCGCTACTCGGCGATGCCGGTCGGCCGTTTCATGCTCGACGTCCACGGCGAGAGCACGTCGACATGGGCGGCCTCGGACGCGCTCTGCGCAGGCCTTCAGATCAACAACCACCTCCAGGATTGCGGCAAGGATTTTCGCGAGCTCAATCGCGTCTATCTGCCGCGCGACGCGCTGGCCGCGAGTGGCGCCTCGGTCGAGCAGCTCGGGCTGACGCACTCGCCGCCGGCGATGCTGGCCTGCCTTCAGGCGCTCGCCGTGCGCAACGCAGCCCTGCTCGACGAGGGCAGGTCGCTGAGCGCGGAGATCCGCGATTTCCGCCTCGGCGTCGACGTCGCGGTGATCCAGGCCTATGCCGATCGTATCGTGCGCCTGTTGAAGGTGCGCGATCCCCTGCGCGAGCGCGTGCATCTGAACAAGTTCGAGCTTCTCACTTTCAGCGTCGCCGGCATGATCGGCGAAGTCGGCCGCCGCGCGATCGGACGCAAGGCCATTTCGGGGACTGCACATGACGCTTGA